In Streptomyces sp. Li-HN-5-11, the sequence GAGACGACCGTCGACCGCATGGAGTTCGCGCCCGACGGGACGATCCTGCCGGTGGTGCCCACCTTGCAGTCCGTCCCGCCGGTCAGGTCCTAGCTCACGAAGTACGTCGGGTTGGGCAGCTTGTACGCCCGGCCCGTGTAACCGCCGTCCAGGTCCGAGTACTGGTCCCCGAAGCCGGCGATGATCTCGTACCCGAGGTCGTCCTCGATGTGCTTGCGGGTGCCGGACTTGTACTGGACGGTGGTGCACTTCCAGGCACCGGGGGTGGCACAGCCGCTCAGGTAGGACGGCGGGTTGGCCGCGTCCTTGAGGAACATGTGGCCGGCGTCGAGGTTCACATCGGCGCCGACCTTCTTCAGGTTCGCCACGGCGGCGGCGCGCTGGGCCTCGGTCAGACCGGAGTTGTAGAAGACCTCGACGCCCTTCTTCGCGGCGTACCGCACGAGCTCGGGGGTGCCGAAGACCTCCGGGCGGTCGGCCCGGTTCACGTAGGCGGCCCAGGTGGCCGAGTTGTACGTGTAGTTGTAGCGCTTCTCGTAGTCGAGGCTGAGCAGCAGCGTGTCGTCGATGTCGAAGACGACGGCCGGCCGCTCGCCCCGGTGGTGCGCCTTGCGCGCCGCCTTGTCGATGTACCGCTTGGCGTCGGCGTCGATGCGCGCCAGGTCCTTGGCGTACGGGCTGTCCGGGGACGCCTGGTAGACGCCGTTCGCGTCGGCCGTGGTGCCGTAGTAGGTGTCGATGTCCTTCACCAGCAGCCCGATGTTGTAGGGCTCGTGGGTGGAGTTCGCCGTCGACTGACCGGCGGTGGCCGCGCCGGCGCCGTAGAGGACACCACCGGCGAGGGCACAGGCGGCTGCGATGGCCGCGATCCGAAGTGGCTTATGCATGACAGGTTTTCTACGCGCGTCACCCCTCGGCGCGCGACACCCGTTGCGCGATCGATACCTTCTCGGCCGCGCAACGGGCCCACGCGTTCACATCGGTCGTGCGAAGACCTTCCAGTCACCCAGGTAGGCCGCCGGGGTGTGCGACGCGGCTTCGCCGGTGGTGAGTTGGGGCCGGTTGCCGGGAACGGTGATCACGGCGCCCGGCCCGCTGTTGCGGTACTCGTCGAAGCGCATGGACTGCCACGGGTAGGCGTCGCGCATGTTGGTGTAGGGGGCGACCGGGTCGATCCCGGGCCCGATCCAGGTGTCCCGGACGACCAGTGAGGGCCAGGCGGTCGTCTCGTAGGAGGGGACCCAGGGGCGGGCCAGCTTGTACGCCGCGTCCTCCGCCGACGAGGTGATCCGGGAGCGGACGGCGAGGATGCCGTGGGGGTTTGCGCGGGCGGTGGAGGGGGCGAAGACCATGCCCTTGGGGGTGAAGTCGACGTCCCGCCGCAGGGTGTGGAAGTGGCACCGCTCGAACACCGCGGTCGCGCGCCCGAAGACGAAGTCCACATCGCCCTCGATGTAGCAGCGGTGGAAGTACTGCCGGTCGAAGGCGTCCAGTGCGGTCGTGTCGGCGAAGAGGGTGTCCTGGTGGGCCAGCAGCCGGACGTTCTCGAAGTGGCTGCGGTCGCCGTAGGTGTACGCGGCCACCGCCTGTGTGCCGGTGACGTCCGGGTGGTCGGCGCGCAGCCAGTCGTTGGCCAGGGTCAGGTCACGGACGGTCAGTCCGGGCGCGGCGGAGGTGAAGGTGGCGGAGCCCGCCGTGCCGTAGGTGCCCGAACCGTCGGGCTTCTGCGTGCCGTTGGCGTTGTCGTACACGATGACGGCGTCCCGCGGGTCGCAGGTGGCGCCGCGCAGGGTCAGTCCGGCCTTGCTCGCGGGGACGGCGACGACCTCGCGGTACGTCCCCGGGTGCACGACGATCGTCCAGCCGGGCCCGTCCACCGCGTCCACGGCGGCCTGCACCAAGTCGCCCGGGCGGACGTGCAGGACGCGGCGGCGGGCCCCGGCGAGCGCGGGACGGGTGCCGGCGGCGACGAGACCGGCGGTGATGCCCGCCAGGAGGGCGCGCCGGCGCATCTCAGCAACCCTCCTTCCACGGCGTCCAGTCGCCGAGACAGGCCTCGCGGGTCGCCGACTCGGCCTCTGCGGGCGTGAGCTGGGGGCGGTTGTCCGGGACGGTGATCCGGGCGCCCGGGCCGGTGTTGCGGTACTCGGCGAAGCGCTGGCTCTGCCAGGGGTGGGCGTCCGACATGTTCGTGTAGGGGGCCGCCGCGTCGATGCCGGGGCCCAGCCAGGTGTCGCGGACGGTGAGCATCGGGCGGGCCGTCGGGTCCGAGCCGGGGACCCAGGGGCGGGCCAGCTTGTAGTACCCGTCCGGTGCCTCGCTGGTGACGCGGCTGCGTGCGACCAGATAGCCGCAGGGGTTCG encodes:
- a CDS encoding HAD family acid phosphatase: MHKPLRIAAIAAACALAGGVLYGAGAATAGQSTANSTHEPYNIGLLVKDIDTYYGTTADANGVYQASPDSPYAKDLARIDADAKRYIDKAARKAHHRGERPAVVFDIDDTLLLSLDYEKRYNYTYNSATWAAYVNRADRPEVFGTPELVRYAAKKGVEVFYNSGLTEAQRAAAVANLKKVGADVNLDAGHMFLKDAANPPSYLSGCATPGAWKCTTVQYKSGTRKHIEDDLGYEIIAGFGDQYSDLDGGYTGRAYKLPNPTYFVS
- a CDS encoding pectinesterase family protein; the protein is MRRRALLAGITAGLVAAGTRPALAGARRRVLHVRPGDLVQAAVDAVDGPGWTIVVHPGTYREVVAVPASKAGLTLRGATCDPRDAVIVYDNANGTQKPDGSGTYGTAGSATFTSAAPGLTVRDLTLANDWLRADHPDVTGTQAVAAYTYGDRSHFENVRLLAHQDTLFADTTALDAFDRQYFHRCYIEGDVDFVFGRATAVFERCHFHTLRRDVDFTPKGMVFAPSTARANPHGILAVRSRITSSAEDAAYKLARPWVPSYETTAWPSLVVRDTWIGPGIDPVAPYTNMRDAYPWQSMRFDEYRNSGPGAVITVPGNRPQLTTGEAASHTPAAYLGDWKVFARPM